Within the Macrobrachium rosenbergii isolate ZJJX-2024 chromosome 17, ASM4041242v1, whole genome shotgun sequence genome, the region TGCAATCATAGAGAACTTCAATAGCGAAATGGCTGCTTGGGCGCTGAGATCCAGTTTATTTGGTTTTAATGGACTTGAAGGTAACATGTTGTATATCTCACCTCTGAGTTTACTGGGTTTGGGAAGTAGTGGGGGTTTAAATTGCTTCAGAGCTTTATCCCCAGGTTATGTTAACATATTAGATAACTTTGACAGGTTCTTTCCTTATCCTGGAAATACAATAATGTTAAACAGTGAGATTAGTTTAAGACGACTGGATGATAATGAGGTCACAGACTCTGgagaaaataatcaaacaaattCACCAACTTCAGGGGAGGAAATTGGATCTACCACATCATATCCAACAAACATGTTAATGGATTTCATAAAGAGGTTGAATTCTAAACATTTAAGTGAAACCTTGCAAAGTGCAAATGAGAACTTGTATTCTCAAAATTTATTGCAGGTTGATCAATGTACCAGTAATATAGAAAAGGCCAGTACTAACAGTGTTATTGATAGTGAAAATGACAGTGAGGGTAGTTCTGAAAAAAGTCAGGAGGAAAAAAATGGACATGGTGCCACTAATGTTAGTCCTTTACAAGTAGCAGAGATTTCTCAGGCTTTAGAGAATGAAAATTTAGTGCTACATGAGCACCCAAGGAAGCCCTCTGAGGTATCAAGTATTGCAGATTTGATTTCAGGGCATTCTAGTGGTCATCCAGTAATGAGTAACGAAATCAAGCCTTCTGCAAGCAATAATTCTCATGGATTAGTAACTGATAGTGGAACTCCATTTATTCACCTGGATAGTTACAAATTCCAGGAAGTCTCTGCAACTTCAAACAATATGTCAGAAAAGTTAGCATCAGGTTCTGGTAGGAAGTTTGCCTGCTCTCTCTGTGGGAAGAAATATCACTCTGAAGAAATATTAAAGCAACACGAGGCATTACATTCTGGGAAGAAGAACTTCCCTTGCACTGTTTGTGGAAAAGAATTCTCAAGGGAACACAGTATGTTGACACACAAACGAATTCACACAGAAGAGAAGAATTTTAAGTGTGATTTGTGTGGAAAAGGATTCTACTGGAAATCATGTCTCAGAAGACATATGGATGTTCATATAGATGATAAAGATTTTACATGTCCTATATGTGGGAAGGTCTTTGTGAACAAGTCATACGTGGCAGGACACATGGCAGTTcatacaggagaaaaaaaattcaagtgtgAGATATGTGGGAAGGGTTTTTCCTTCAAGGTATCCTTGAGGAAACATACAGTCCTTCACACACAAGAGCGTCAGAAGGCCCCAGTGTGTGGAAAGGAATCCTTTCAACAGTCTGCTTTACATCTTCATCAGGTTGGAATGTCTCTTGATAGTGCTTCCTTGTCACTAGATGTCACAGGGAGTATTGAACTGGGGGATAAGGAGAAAACTTCACCCagccaaaataatgataatactgtagATAACTTGGTTAATTCAGACCAGTGTATTAGTAACTCAGAATGTAACAAAACACAAACTAACCCCAAGGACTTTGCAAATCCAAAGAATATCCAAGCAGATAATTACACTGGCAATTTGTCTTTTAGTaccaaaagtgaatttgaacaTCTTGAAGAGAAAAATCAAAACCATAATTTTGATGTTCCTGCTGACTTGGCAGTTGTCAGTGACTCATCTCAAGGCTCAGGTACAGGAAGTCCAATTGTTGGCAGTTCAATTATTCTTCCAGTATTGTGTGGTACAAATAGTGAAGCTGTCAGTGATACCACTACATCTTCATCACCCAGTACAGTTAGTGAAACATTAATTGTTGGTACAAATATTTCTGTGTCACAACAGAGTGTAGttcaagtaaatgaaattaaaccaCCTGACTTAAATAGGAAGTATGGATGTCTTGTTTGTGGTAAAAGGTTTCATTCAAAGGCAAATTTGTTGCGACATGAGATGATACATTCGGGAAAAAAGAACTTCCCATGTGGAATTTGTGGAAAAGAATTTTCAAGAGAATATAATTTGATAAATCACAGGCGTATTCATActgcagagaaaaattacaaatgtgATTTGTGTGGTAAAGAGTTTTACTGGAAGTCTTGCTTGACAAGGCATATGGGTGTCCACATAGATGAGAAGGACTTCACATGCCCTATCTGTGGAAAAGTTTTCTTCAATAAGTCTTACGTAACAGGGCACATGGTTGTTCATACTGGTGAAAAGAGGTTTAAATGTGAAATATGTGGGAAAGGTTTTTCCTTCAAGGTGTctttaaagaaacacaaaattatgcatacaaatgaaaaaaatgttaagtgTGATATCTGTGGAAAGGAATTCTTCCAGAAGTCAAATTTAAATCTTCATAGGGCTGTTCATACCAGTAAAAAGAAGTTTGTGTGCGAGTTTTGTGGTAAAATCTTTTCTTCAAAGGTGTTCCTGGCTGATCATGTTACATTACACACGGGAGAGTTTAGATGCACTGTATGCGATGAGAAGTTTTCTGATAGTACCCTTTTGGTCCAACACATGACCGTACATGAAGGTAATAAAGATTATCCAAGACATAAATGTGATTTGTGTGGAAAAACATTTAATAAGAAGTCCAACTTGTTGCTTCATAAAGTTGTGCACACTGGTAAAAAAGACTTCTCTTGTGAGATTTGTGGTAAATCTTATTACCATAAATTTAATTTGGCGCAACACATGGTAATTCATACAGGAACCATCAAATGCAATGTATGTGGTAAAGTATTTGCTCGACAAGCCCAGTTGAATAGACACATGGTTATACACACTGTTTTAATGAATCGACAAGCAGGAGAGATATTTCCTTCTGTGGCTCCAATTTCAGATGTAGGAGAAAGTGTATTTGCATTGTATTCCCATAAGGGAAAAGGGGATGATTTGCTCACACAAGAAACTAGTCCAGTAGAAGGGGATAGTGGTAATACTTTTGTAGGTGAAACTGGTCAGACTGAAAACATTTTGCCAGTGAGTGTTTATGAAGAATCCGGGCTGACTGAAAATGTAACTAATTCTGTTGTTGGAGAAAACATATCTACAGAAAAACTTTCAGAGAGCATTTTTACTGTGGAAACAATGGTCTCTGAAGAAAGTTCAGATGTTCCATTTGCTGGTGAAAGTGAGTCAGCAGAGAGGGATATTGGTAATACAGTGGATGAGAATGGATGGATAGAAGATATTTCACCAGTCAATGTATCCAAAGAATCCAAGCCTGCAGAAAATGTAACGGATTCTTTTGTTGAAGAAAGCATATCTTCCAAAAGGCGTTCAGGTACCATTTTTACTGTAGAAATAAAGCAGTCTGAAGAAAATCAGAAGAAAGTGGGCCAGCAGAAGAAATTCTAGATGAAAGTGCTTCAGATGAAAGAACTGTAGAGGATACTCTTGCCAGGCAAACTGAAGGAACAAGGAACTGTCCCTTTGAAACAGACATTACAGTTGACAATATCAAAGTTGAAACTTTTAAAATAGACCCTTTGGAATCAGGATCATGTGAAGGTGAACTCTGTCAAATCCAGAGAGAAAGCGATTGCATAATTCCCGTAAAGGTTGAAGATGTTGGTGTATGCATCAAAGAAGAGGTGATAGCATAAATCTCTTTGGTCAGTTGTACTAGAGAAGTAACCTGGTGTTCGCAAGCTTTGATATACTCCAGTACATCTGACCATATGGATTGACAaagtttttcaagaataaaacGGTATTCGAAAacgtattttaaaatgaaaatgcttcatGTTTATAACTATACTCTATACATACccctttcatttcatctcttgaAAAACTTGACTTGGTTGTCTGTTTATAGTATTTTGAAGCCAGCCCAGTGAGAGTTAAGTATTTaactgtggtctggttaaattaattaatatatgataacaatacagtagttttttagatAAAAACCTGTATgtgattttgtgtattttgtgtccCATTGTTAAAAAATAACTAGAACAAGTCTCTTGgtactgtaattcattttctGTTAATGTATGGCAAGATTCTTTTTGCACAAGTTAAACTTCTTTgggttaattaaaagaaatagtgATGAGTTCCACTTGCATGTTAAATTTCTGTGGACCATTGACATGAAAGCTATATTTGTGATTGTAACAACTTTGTACAACTGGACAAATATCAAATTGAAACATGTATGGATACATGAAGTTACCATAGCTTCACACAACACATTATTTGTGAGAGGTCACAAAACTGGTGTTTCAGCAAAATGCATACAAAGAGAGATGTATAAGTGAAGGCTGTGAAGTTATTCACTACAGTCACAATTTAATTATATTGGTAGTGCCTGCAAGGAGAAAATGAAACCTGTTCTTGCAAAGAATGGTAGAGGTCAGAATATGTCACAGAGGAATGTTAAGgtacttttttttgttaataaactaGAGTGTTGGCTTTCTCCTCTTCAGATCATTAAACTGTTAGAAAAATAAGGCCAATGATAATATACTAGGGTGTAGAATTAATGAATTCTGCATCTTTCAGTTTTTGTCATGGTCAAATGTTAGTGGGGGGGGGAATCATATTACATGTATATTGTACATGCATTGTTGTAATTGTGTAGCttttttagagaatattttgtttgtataaatgTTTAGTTGAGTTGAAGGAGAAATTTGATATAAGGAAATCAGCAACTTACTTTCCTGCTGCTGCCTAAACATTGGAATTCTTTTCTTACTAATATTTTGCCTGGCTACACTAATTAGCTTTCATCCTTAAAGGGGTAGGTTCAATACATCCTTTTAAAGTTAATTCTTTACCCATTTTGTTTGGCTTCCTCTGGCCTGACTTTGAAAAAGTTATTGAGTTACCTGTCCTGTTGGTGTTTGCatgaaaaaaagtttgagaaGGGCACTGACTCAGACACTGttctatgtttttttaatatgacaGTTCCTTGTTCTTTTTTAGCATTAGAAGAGGTTTCAAACttcctcattttattttactttagatttTGGAAGTTTGGAAACTGTatgtgaaattttacttttcttgttttttcttgtttttgtgtttcattCAGTCTGATTCACAACATCATCTGCTCGCCTAAAAATTGTTGCAACCCAAAAATTGCTGGATATTTCCTTATGATTTAGTAAATACTGCAAAGCACAGCATACACACTAAAATTGCAGTGACAATTATTGTGTGAAGATTTTATTGTACAATAAACTTCTGTTAAACATAAGCAGGGTCATCCCACTGTGGTCCCTTAAGGATGACCTTCTAAGTCAAGCAACTGGGTTGTTCCTACATAAATATAGAATGGCAACGAGAATTTTGAGTTATCTATTCAAATGAGTTGGTGGAAAGCAGTGCCACACTGATTTCTTTACTTAACAGCCCCATAGCAGTAGACAGTAGCATCACAATGTGGAGGCTGTTCTGATGGGTTGTAACTCTGGATGGGCCTGAACATTGAAATGGAAAGTTTTGTATGATGTAAAAACAAGGAGTTAagtttatattattgtttttcgtgTCTTGTCCTTTATGGAAAGGTCCACAGTTTTGTAATTTTAGACTTGAACTTTCATGTTGTGAGTAGTTTTGGATAGgttaatactttttatttgtgCATATTACAGTGAAAAACTCAGGGTTTCACAAAAAAGTTTTACAatagttttttatattctgtttttactgaaatatttttttgccatttataaCTGAATTTATCTTGGTGatttccatatattatttttcatggagagAGTTTGTACCTGTTTCAAGGAGTGGAATGTTAAATAATGTAATTGTGTCCTGTAAAAGGTACATTTTAAGTTAGTGTAACATTGAGTCATTCATAAAGAGTTGTTTTTGTCAATAGAACATCAAGCTTCAGGTATTATATCAATTGGAGTGTTTAAAACTTGGGTGATGATTTAATGTTAACTTTTAAATCTTTGAGTATCTTAAGGAACTGAGTTTTAAAGGAGATTGATGTTTTAGGAACTGTACTTTAAAAGTGCAGATGGATTTTTAGTCATTATAAACTTGAATTTATGAAAGCTTAAATTTGTTTAGTTACATTTAAATGTAGTAAGGATTAAATCCACTTAGTTAACATTCTTAACTCTCATATGGCTGGTCTTACAACAGAtatttattgtgttatatatTAATGCTGATTATCTAGTAGTAActgaagcagagaaaaataaaaagcagaacaGTTGGTGACAAAGTGAAAACCTGTGGTATGAACGCTccggagaggaagaggaggaagttttcaaattaaaatagtacatgagaatattaaatatattttttaagttgggGAATTGAGAGTTTTCAGTGAACCGGATTTTCAGAGCTAGAAGGCAAAATGGATGGAGAATATTTTGGGTAATATGAGATTAAAGGCATTACTTGAATGTAAGGGTAAAGGAGCAGAACTAGTCTTTGCAAGTCATGCATTGAGAAACTTTTGACACCAAACACACCCTAATTTTAAACGAATATTCGCAAGAATTTCATATTATGAGTCTGCTAAGCCATAAAGTGGGTGACAGAATTAATGGCAATccattatgtatactgtatacaactgaatttttataaatgttgaaaGGCAAACTAGTAGATCAGCAAGTACAGTATTACTAACTACAAAATCTTTATACTGTAACAATGCTGTAAGCCTTAAGGCTCACTCACTTTCTCACTCTGGTGGCTCTTGGGCCTCTTAGTGGCCTATGGCTGCTTGCACCAGATCTCTCCACGTTCCCCTGTTGAGTGCTGCGtctccagttattctcaggatcctccactcccaattctcttGGATCTCTGAATACATTATCTTTCCATATCATCCTCAGTCTCCCCACCTGGCCTTCTCCCTTCCACTGATCCTTCCATAACCACTTTAGGCATTCTGCCCTCTTCCATGTCCAGCCCAACATATCCTCTGTGATCTTACATAGTCAGCAATCTTACATAACCAGCCATTTATTAAGGGTATTAGGGAATGTCTGTACAAGATAGTAATCATTCTTTGCACTCAATCATCTTGTGTCATAGTAAAGGAAGAGAAGAACATGTTAGAACAAACTGGGATAAGACTGTCCAGATGGACGCTGGAAATATTAGTGATGaaagattatgaataaataaaagtattaagtAACAGTATGGAGTGTTTTCAAGTTGGCTGACAAATCAAAAGGCAGTACAAAAAGCTGAAGAGAAAGTTGTGGAATATAGAGCATAGGGACGTGAGAGCTTTATTgctttttgaatattaatatatgcTGGTCTTAGGGAATCATTTCTGTAAATGCAGTGTATGTATGCCATTTGGATTTGTATTGGAGATTCATTTTTCAGGTGAAATTGGACTGTTCATTGCTGAAGAGTATTTGATTTTCCTGCTGATTAAGAAATGCCCATTGAAAACTTTTAGCATCACAAACAGAACCGAAAACATTGTGCAGTACTTTGATGTTATTGTGAAATAACTtccaaaagtaatttaaaaatgcAGGAATGTCAAGAAAGTTTTTCTGTTAAGTGATACAAGTTGCGACTGTACAAATAAGCcaaacaaaactgtaaaattaaaGTGGCAGTATTTAAGTATTAAGTTCAATCAATTTGTAGAAAATAATGTGAAGTAGTCTATCTGTGCAGCTATGAGTTGATGCAaaagtcattttcttttgataatacttttactatatactttatattattttatttgatgctattttcttttgagaatatttttactgtatattatattgtatatcacaattttcaatttgtaaaaaataatgtgatGCAGTTTATCTGTTCACCTATGAtgcaaaagtaatttcttttgataatacttttatgttattatgttcACTGTGATATTATAGGTCCATAGCCAAAGATTTCAAGAGAAGTTGAAGTTGATGATAGGTTTACAATAAATTGAAAGGTTGTCTTTATTTGCATgtgtaagaaaattataatgtaGTATGAACTATACTGTATgcctgttaatttttattgtcCTGTGTTTAGTTACATGGTATGTACTTTTACAACTTTCTATTAGCGTTGAACAAGTATGGTGATTATTTTGTAGTTAAATTCCAGTCAACAATAATTGTTTTGcactttgaaaaaatatgaaaaagttttgcAGTTTATAGagtgtcatttattattttgatagtacagtattaaaaaattgtttcatatattaataatttcattgacTTTTCCTATTCACAAAATTATCTTTTCCCTTGGTATTATTCATTCGTGCAATGGAAGTATACTTTAATACTGCATTTGTATCTGTATTCTTGGACAAACTTATTATACACAAGCTGGTTCTGCCGGTGGCGGAGAACGTAAGCCATTTGAAAATAGCCTtgctaaaacttttttttgtgcGAGACCATTGTCAATTATCAAGTGAAGGTCCCTATATAATGGGTGCCACCTACATCAGGCCTTGTGCGTCTGTCTGTTCAGGCTGTACTAAAGGTTCTGTTCTGAGTAGTGTCCATTTGGCCCTCAGTTACATTGCTTTCAGCCTTAATTTTCATGTGATCTAttcccacctagctgtccaacctcttcAACTTTGCTTTCCTCCAATTTTCCCCACTAATTTGAGAATAAATCCCTGTGGTCAGCTTCATTTGAGTCCTCTCATATTGCAGTTCTTTTACTGGTCTATCTGTAATTCAGAAACTTCTGTGTAGTTGCTGTAGATGACAAGACTGCTGTATAAAACATCTACTCCTACTGCCTCTGACTTAGGAACTCATACCGCCTTTTATAGATTTCAGACTAGACACTGCTCAGAAGTTGTGACTTGtagtttgtgatttgtttaatacTTTAACTGGAGTTATGTTTGCCAGTTGGTATGAAGGAATGCATCCACTCTCACTTGAAAGTTGAGTAGGTTTTGAGTCGAACTCTGTTGAGGACATCTAAAATCATTTTTGAGCCTCCTAGATTTCCCACTCTTGTCTTTGAAgaattaatttaatgaatttacctgtagtatggtgatcatccagtgatatattatttacttttatccttTCACATAACTTGCACTTACTGCATTATCCTTTTCACATGACTTATGCTAGAGTCACTTGTTTTACATTGTGTTCAGGCTTCCGCAGTGATGATTCATGAATTATGCGTGATCAACACAAATGGTCCCTTTACTTGTACAGTACTGGTGATTATGCTGAATCTATTCAGCAACTTCCCGTAAGCAGATCTAGTGCTTGAGGATAAATATGTTATGCAGATTCAATTATCTCCCAAGGCAATTAATGAGAAACTACTTGCATTCAAAtggaaataactttaaatttgtCCATGGATAGAGGGGTAACATCAGTTACGTAATCTAAGTACATCCTAGGGGGTAGTGCTATTAGTGCATattacatggtgcactgtaggtgctATTAAAGGATGTTCTTATGCAGTTCTCTTCaggccctagctgcacccactttttagccataTACTGCAACTCAGttctcacttcctttctttaatcttgtcCAGCCTCTCCTAATTAGTTATTAGTACAGCTGTGGCATTTTCTCCCAGTTTTTGCTCTACATCCTTAtactttatatcatttattttctggctctCTTATGTTGCTGCCAAATCACTCCAACTCCACACCCTCTTTTCACAGTCTTAAGTAGCAGAACTGATTCAGATGGCAGGTAATAAAAAAGGCAGGGAGGATGAAATGCAAGTAAAAGACATAGTTGAGCAAAGTGAACAGgttatttcttccttcttttgtgtCCCTGACAGTTTTTGAAGATGTAACCTTTTTAAACTCAGCCTTTTTACAGGGACCAATCTGTATAGATATGGGAAAATACTTCTTCCTCTGGTAGGGTATTGACCATCATAGCAAAGTTTATATCTGGTTCTGTAAGCTGTCAGTTGTTCACAAGTTTGATGGTTCTTATACTCTTTACTTTTAATCTTACTGCTGCAGCATATGACTACAAATATTTCTTGTTGTGTGATCTGGAGTATCAACATTGAAGTTGCTCATTAGGATCTGGAAGTGGTTGCTTTGTCTTCATCATGGCATGTTTCAtcacctcacgtggtgctctgtaggcaaTAGTAATGGGTGttcgcagtgtcccttcggcccttcactgtacctccattgccgcttcctttcttcttcaatcttgctgtccaacctctctaaactATTATTTTAAGTGTAACTAGTATAGGGTTTTCTATCAGTTCTACCTTTAGATCTTTGTGCTTCatttgtccaaccactccagctccctcttctcTCTGCCTAAAGTGCTGAAAGTGTCcctgtgcttggcttgacagcctaaatttcatcaatcaatcaacctgTGTTTCATCTTCATGAGAAGCTCCATGAggttacacaaaataaaaaaaaaatttagagcaTGATCCATTATGAATTTCtgtttggaaataaaaatttgtcaAGGTTTCTAATAGATGAAATAGACTTGAAAATTTTGACAACAGGATTACTAATTATCCGCTGACCAGAAATCTATTTagagaaatgtcattcagacataTTAGGGAACAAATGGTTGGCTGGAACCACCACTAAAAGTGAGTCAAAAACTATTTGATGAGCATCAGTGGTAGAGAAACCAAATACGACTTAATGAATGGCATGCGTGTTAAAATATTCCAGATAAAATCTAGACTCTTCTCAAG harbors:
- the LOC136847734 gene encoding zinc finger protein 493-like gives rise to the protein MNLPYALSLSGFGQIRNGEGTEVFSMEGTKEKGIEEGTEYERRQSYSNRNTTNVQDTTTSDAIIENFNSEMAAWALRSSLFGFNGLEGNMLYISPLSLLGLGSSGGLNCFRALSPGYVNILDNFDRFFPYPGNTIMLNSEISLRRLDDNEVTDSGENNQTNSPTSGEEIGSTTSYPTNMLMDFIKRLNSKHLSETLQSANENLYSQNLLQVDQCTSNIEKASTNSVIDSENDSEGSSEKSQEEKNGHGATNVSPLQVAEISQALENENLVLHEHPRKPSEVSSIADLISGHSSGHPVMSNEIKPSASNNSHGLVTDSGTPFIHLDSYKFQEVSATSNNMSEKLASGSGRKFACSLCGKKYHSEEILKQHEALHSGKKNFPCTVCGKEFSREHSMLTHKRIHTEEKNFKCDLCGKGFYWKSCLRRHMDVHIDDKDFTCPICGKVFVNKSYVAGHMAVHTGEKKFKCEICGKGFSFKVSLRKHTVLHTQERQKAPVCGKESFQQSALHLHQVGMSLDSASLSLDVTGSIELGDKEKTSPSQNNDNTVDNLVNSDQCISNSECNKTQTNPKDFANPKNIQADNYTGNLSFSTKSEFEHLEEKNQNHNFDVPADLAVVSDSSQGSGTGSPIVGSSIILPVLCGTNSEAVSDTTTSSSPSTVSETLIVGTNISVSQQSVVQVNEIKPPDLNRKYGCLVCGKRFHSKANLLRHEMIHSGKKNFPCGICGKEFSREYNLINHRRIHTAEKNYKCDLCGKEFYWKSCLTRHMGVHIDEKDFTCPICGKVFFNKSYVTGHMVVHTGEKRFKCEICGKGFSFKVSLKKHKIMHTNEKNVKCDICGKEFFQKSNLNLHRAVHTSKKKFVCEFCGKIFSSKVFLADHVTLHTGEFRCTVCDEKFSDSTLLVQHMTVHEGNKDYPRHKCDLCGKTFNKKSNLLLHKVVHTGKKDFSCEICGKSYYHKFNLAQHMVIHTGTIKCNVCGKVFARQAQLNRHMVIHTVLMNRQAGEIFPSVAPISDVGESVFALYSHKGKGDDLLTQETSPVEGDSGNTFVGETGQTENILPVSVYEESGLTENVTNSVVGENISTEKLSESIFTVETMVSEESSDVPFAGESESAERDIGNTVDENGWIEDISPVNVSKESKPAENVTDSFVEESISSKRRSGTIFTVEIKQSEENQKKVGQQKKF